A single genomic interval of Sceloporus undulatus isolate JIND9_A2432 ecotype Alabama chromosome 2, SceUnd_v1.1, whole genome shotgun sequence harbors:
- the LOC121922950 gene encoding zinc finger protein 345-like isoform X2, with protein MSHTLSTTPLIRTGEPSLKRPRGRPKGTKNKSPSNSTQKVPYSQQESKRVSRWQGSKRREKLVSGQVSRQPWRENGVRMSTRAKGAGQLSTFSMATSQKQLASTEPLKKRRGRPRKQPQEPMGEPSPKRPRGRPKGRGNKSPSKTAQKVLCKQWKEKDSGWVGSKRAEKPVRKREREQLWKANGATMNTQGEGANKPSISSVAAAQDEPANIEPPKRRQGRPRKQSQLPVSFEEVAVYFIKEEWGPLDQGHGAFYKEMRMEDDGNIASPGNQKEQKNLEEPSMVHWEATNIVVGKEEIVNPGGMEIQMENQSKNENNSSASQEEDICEVENYKGKRGVKCSDCGKIFQCKGHLKVHYRIHTGEKPYQCMECGKSFSQRSNLRSHQKTHTGEKPFKCMECGKTFSHSQNLQSHQRTHTGEKPYKCMECGMRFSRPDYLQPHQRTHTGEKPYKCMECGKSFAHSAGLRSHQKIHTDEKAYKCMECGKSFNWSGHLRLHQRIHSGEKPYKCLECGKNFSRSSYLRLHQRCHTGEKPYQCKKCGKSFSQGAHLNSHQRIHTGARPHKCIECGKTFTHNHNLHSHQRTHTGEKPYKCIECGKSFSQSGHLHTHQKTHTREKLYQCVECGKSFSDNYSLRLHQRVHTGEKPYQCTECGKRFSQGAHLHSHQRIHTGEKPHKCIECGKTFSHSQSLHSHHRTHTGEKPYKCMECGKSFRQSGYLRSHQRTHTGEKPYQCMECGKSFSQSGHLCSHQRTHKGKRRYKFIKYGKSFSNC; from the exons ATGTCTCACACTCTCTCCACCACGCCCCTG ATACGAACTGGAGAGCCATCTCTTAAAAGACCAAGAGGAAGACCAAAAGGAACCAAAAACAAGAGTCCATCTAATTCAACTCAGAAG GTGCCTTACAGCCAACAAGAGAGCAAGCGAGTCAGTAGGTGGCAGGGGAGCAAGAGAAGGGAAAAGTTAGTGAGTGGGCAAGTGAGCAGGCAGCCCTGGCGAGAGAATGGAGTTAGAATGAGCACACGAGCTAAAGGAGCTGGTCAGCTTTCAACTttttccatggcaacatcccagaAGCAACTTGCCAGCACAGAACCATTAAAGAAGAGACGAGGGAGACCAAGGAAGCAGCCACAG GAACCAATGGGAGAGCCATCTCCTAAAAGACCAAGAGGAAGACCTAAAGGAAGAGGAAACAAGAGTCCATCTAAAACAGCTCAGAAG GTGCTGTGCAAGcaatggaaagagaaagacagtggCTGGGTAGGGAGCAAGAGGGCAGAAAAGCcagtgaggaagagagagagagaacaactctGGAAAGCAAATGGAGCCACGATGAACACACAAGGTGAAGGAGCCAACAAGCCTTCAATTTCttctgtggcagcagcccaggatGAACCTGCCAATATAGAACCACCGAAGAGGAGACAAGGGAGACCGAGGAAGCAGTCACAA CTTCCAGTTTCCTTTGAGGAAGTGGCTGTGTATTTCATCAAGGAAGAGTGGGGTCCTCTGGATCAAGGCCATGGGGCTTTCTACAAGGAAATGAGGATGGAGGATGATGGAAACATAGCCTCTCCAG GTAATCAGAAGGAGCAGAAGAATTTGGAAGAGCCCTCTATGGTGCATTGGGAAGCAACCAATATTGTTGTGGGAAAAGAGGAGATTGTAAATCCAGGAGGAATGGAAATTCAAATGGAAAACCAATCAAAGAATGAGAATAACTCCTCTGCTTCTCAGGAGGAGGATATTTGTGAAGTCGAAAACTATAAGGGGAAAAGAGGAGTAAAATGTTCTGACTGTGGAAAAATATTCCAATGTAAAGGTCATTTAAAAGTACATTACAGAatacacacaggggagaaaccatatcagtgcatggaatgtggaaagagcttcagtcagcgTTCGAATCTACGTTCacatcaaaaaacccacacaggggagaaaccatttaaatgcatggaatgtggaaagacttTCTCTCATAGTCAGAATTTGCAGtcacatcaaagaactcacactggggagaaaccgtacaaatgcatggaatgtggaatgCGCTTCTCTCGTCCTGACTATTTACAGccacatcaaagaactcacacaggggagaaaccatacaaatgcatggaatgtgggaaaagcttcGCTCACAGTGCAGGTTTACGTTCACATCAAAAGATTCACACAGATGAAAAggcatataaatgcatggaatgtgggaagagcttcaactGGAGTGGGCATCTGCGATTACATCAGAGAATCCAttcaggggagaaaccatataagtgcttggaatgtggaaagaacttTTCTCGGAGTTCATATCTACGTTTGCATCAAAGAtgtcacacaggagaaaaaccatatcAATGTAagaaatgtggaaagagcttcagtcagggTGCCCATTTAAATTcacatcaaagaattcacacagggGCGAGACCACataaatgcatagaatgtggaaagaCTTTCACTCATAATCACAATTTACATTcccatcaaagaactcacacaggagagaaaccatataaatgcatcgaatgtggaaagagcttcagtcagagtggacatCTACATACACATCAAAAAACCCACACGCGGGAGAAACTCTATCAATGcgtggaatgtgggaagagcttctcTGATAACTATAGTTTACGTTTACaccaaagagtccacacaggggagaagccatatcaGTGTACGGAATGTGGAAAGCGCTTCAGTCAAGGTGCCCATttacattcacatcaaagaattcacacaggggagaaaccacatAAATGTATAGAATGTGGAAAGACTTTCTCTCACAGTCAAAGTTTACATTCACATCAcagaactcacacaggggagaaaccatataagtgcatggaatgtggaaagagctttaggCAGAGTGGATATCTACggtcacatcaaagaacccacactggggagaagccgTATCAgtgcatggagtgtggaaagagcttcagtcagagtggacatctatgttcacatcaaaggacccacaaaGGGAAGAGGCGATATAAATTCATAAAATatggaaagagcttcagtaacTGTTAA
- the LOC121922950 gene encoding zinc finger protein 436-like isoform X1 yields the protein MEAKVQQEPPSFPIFPAPSVLEEQPPTKTSPGPEDPRPLHFAKRMDMAAICGETDEGVESGEEGVFQERDMFALNEEDVQAFKDSEMCNTTVKLCREDKPASEQANGVTLSSQSEEACQLSTSSLTAAQDEPVITELPKRGRGRPRKQPQIRTGEPSLKRPRGRPKGTKNKSPSNSTQKVPYSQQESKRVSRWQGSKRREKLVSGQVSRQPWRENGVRMSTRAKGAGQLSTFSMATSQKQLASTEPLKKRRGRPRKQPQEPMGEPSPKRPRGRPKGRGNKSPSKTAQKVLCKQWKEKDSGWVGSKRAEKPVRKREREQLWKANGATMNTQGEGANKPSISSVAAAQDEPANIEPPKRRQGRPRKQSQLPVSFEEVAVYFIKEEWGPLDQGHGAFYKEMRMEDDGNIASPGNQKEQKNLEEPSMVHWEATNIVVGKEEIVNPGGMEIQMENQSKNENNSSASQEEDICEVENYKGKRGVKCSDCGKIFQCKGHLKVHYRIHTGEKPYQCMECGKSFSQRSNLRSHQKTHTGEKPFKCMECGKTFSHSQNLQSHQRTHTGEKPYKCMECGMRFSRPDYLQPHQRTHTGEKPYKCMECGKSFAHSAGLRSHQKIHTDEKAYKCMECGKSFNWSGHLRLHQRIHSGEKPYKCLECGKNFSRSSYLRLHQRCHTGEKPYQCKKCGKSFSQGAHLNSHQRIHTGARPHKCIECGKTFTHNHNLHSHQRTHTGEKPYKCIECGKSFSQSGHLHTHQKTHTREKLYQCVECGKSFSDNYSLRLHQRVHTGEKPYQCTECGKRFSQGAHLHSHQRIHTGEKPHKCIECGKTFSHSQSLHSHHRTHTGEKPYKCMECGKSFRQSGYLRSHQRTHTGEKPYQCMECGKSFSQSGHLCSHQRTHKGKRRYKFIKYGKSFSNC from the exons ATGGAGGCCAAAGTCCAGCAAGAACCACCCTCATTCCCCATTTTCCCAGCTCCATCTGTTCTAGAAGAGCAGCCACCAACCAAGACATCTCCTGGGCCTGAGGACCCTCGGCCCCTCCATTTTGCCAAGAGAATGGACATGGCAGCCATTTGTGGAGAGACAGACGAAGGGGTTGAGAGTGGTGAGGAAGGGGTCTTCCAAGAGCGGGACATGTTTGCCCTAAATGAAGAGGATGTCCAGGCCTTCAAG GATTCCGAGATGTGCAACACCACAGTTAAACTGTGCAGAGAGGACAAGCCAGCCAGTGAGCAAGCAAATGGAGTCACCCTGAGCTCACAAAGTGAAGAAGCCTGCCAGCTTTCAACATCCTCCCTGACAGCAGCCCAGGATGAACCTGTCATCACAGAACTACCAAAGAGGGGACGAGGGAGACCAAGGAAGCAGCCACAA ATACGAACTGGAGAGCCATCTCTTAAAAGACCAAGAGGAAGACCAAAAGGAACCAAAAACAAGAGTCCATCTAATTCAACTCAGAAG GTGCCTTACAGCCAACAAGAGAGCAAGCGAGTCAGTAGGTGGCAGGGGAGCAAGAGAAGGGAAAAGTTAGTGAGTGGGCAAGTGAGCAGGCAGCCCTGGCGAGAGAATGGAGTTAGAATGAGCACACGAGCTAAAGGAGCTGGTCAGCTTTCAACTttttccatggcaacatcccagaAGCAACTTGCCAGCACAGAACCATTAAAGAAGAGACGAGGGAGACCAAGGAAGCAGCCACAG GAACCAATGGGAGAGCCATCTCCTAAAAGACCAAGAGGAAGACCTAAAGGAAGAGGAAACAAGAGTCCATCTAAAACAGCTCAGAAG GTGCTGTGCAAGcaatggaaagagaaagacagtggCTGGGTAGGGAGCAAGAGGGCAGAAAAGCcagtgaggaagagagagagagaacaactctGGAAAGCAAATGGAGCCACGATGAACACACAAGGTGAAGGAGCCAACAAGCCTTCAATTTCttctgtggcagcagcccaggatGAACCTGCCAATATAGAACCACCGAAGAGGAGACAAGGGAGACCGAGGAAGCAGTCACAA CTTCCAGTTTCCTTTGAGGAAGTGGCTGTGTATTTCATCAAGGAAGAGTGGGGTCCTCTGGATCAAGGCCATGGGGCTTTCTACAAGGAAATGAGGATGGAGGATGATGGAAACATAGCCTCTCCAG GTAATCAGAAGGAGCAGAAGAATTTGGAAGAGCCCTCTATGGTGCATTGGGAAGCAACCAATATTGTTGTGGGAAAAGAGGAGATTGTAAATCCAGGAGGAATGGAAATTCAAATGGAAAACCAATCAAAGAATGAGAATAACTCCTCTGCTTCTCAGGAGGAGGATATTTGTGAAGTCGAAAACTATAAGGGGAAAAGAGGAGTAAAATGTTCTGACTGTGGAAAAATATTCCAATGTAAAGGTCATTTAAAAGTACATTACAGAatacacacaggggagaaaccatatcagtgcatggaatgtggaaagagcttcagtcagcgTTCGAATCTACGTTCacatcaaaaaacccacacaggggagaaaccatttaaatgcatggaatgtggaaagacttTCTCTCATAGTCAGAATTTGCAGtcacatcaaagaactcacactggggagaaaccgtacaaatgcatggaatgtggaatgCGCTTCTCTCGTCCTGACTATTTACAGccacatcaaagaactcacacaggggagaaaccatacaaatgcatggaatgtgggaaaagcttcGCTCACAGTGCAGGTTTACGTTCACATCAAAAGATTCACACAGATGAAAAggcatataaatgcatggaatgtgggaagagcttcaactGGAGTGGGCATCTGCGATTACATCAGAGAATCCAttcaggggagaaaccatataagtgcttggaatgtggaaagaacttTTCTCGGAGTTCATATCTACGTTTGCATCAAAGAtgtcacacaggagaaaaaccatatcAATGTAagaaatgtggaaagagcttcagtcagggTGCCCATTTAAATTcacatcaaagaattcacacagggGCGAGACCACataaatgcatagaatgtggaaagaCTTTCACTCATAATCACAATTTACATTcccatcaaagaactcacacaggagagaaaccatataaatgcatcgaatgtggaaagagcttcagtcagagtggacatCTACATACACATCAAAAAACCCACACGCGGGAGAAACTCTATCAATGcgtggaatgtgggaagagcttctcTGATAACTATAGTTTACGTTTACaccaaagagtccacacaggggagaagccatatcaGTGTACGGAATGTGGAAAGCGCTTCAGTCAAGGTGCCCATttacattcacatcaaagaattcacacaggggagaaaccacatAAATGTATAGAATGTGGAAAGACTTTCTCTCACAGTCAAAGTTTACATTCACATCAcagaactcacacaggggagaaaccatataagtgcatggaatgtggaaagagctttaggCAGAGTGGATATCTACggtcacatcaaagaacccacactggggagaagccgTATCAgtgcatggagtgtggaaagagcttcagtcagagtggacatctatgttcacatcaaaggacccacaaaGGGAAGAGGCGATATAAATTCATAAAATatggaaagagcttcagtaacTGTTAA